From Dasypus novemcinctus isolate mDasNov1 chromosome 8, mDasNov1.1.hap2, whole genome shotgun sequence, the proteins below share one genomic window:
- the TAL2 gene encoding T-cell acute lymphocytic leukemia protein 2, which produces MTRKIFTNTRERWRQQNVNSAFARLRKLIPTHPPDKKLSKNETLRLAMKYINFLVKVLGEQGLQQTGGGASGNLLELLPQAPHLPGPEGRSLPDGGAAPSPCPGYHAS; this is translated from the coding sequence ATGACCCGGAAGATCTTCACCAACACCAGGGAGCGGTGGAGGCAGCAGAATGTCAACAGTGCCTTCGCCAGGCTGAGGAAGCTCATCCCCACGCACCCTCCGGACAAGAAGCTGAGCAAAAACGAAACGCTCCGCCTGGCCATGAAGTACATCAACTTCTTGGTCAAGGTCTTGGGGGAGCAGGGCCTGCAGCAGACGGGAGGGGGCGCGTCAGGAAACCTTCTGGAGCTCCTCCCCCAGGCACCCCACCTGCCGGGCCCTGAGGGCAGGAGCCTGCCCGACGGCGGCGCCGCCCCCTCGCCCTGCCCAGGCTACCACGCCTCCTAG